In one Halosimplex halophilum genomic region, the following are encoded:
- a CDS encoding proteasome assembly chaperone family protein, translated as MEPQQAAEATFEIRETGDTEGEALIAGFSEFGLAGLTAADYLVQQLDPEVVGHVTAPDLPTITPFDDGTPRHPVRLFSAESVPVVVLVSELFVPATAARSFSDALLSWTADADISETVVLSGVQMPHAEDDHRTFYVATEDYRRARLDDADVPPMATGFTDGVKASVLARGIDSPLRACVYATPAHAQAPDAEAALRLVETVDDVYDLGVDTGPMESFAAEIQRHYRDLADRIEQAREEQQPEDRMYM; from the coding sequence ATGGAGCCACAGCAGGCGGCCGAGGCGACGTTCGAGATCCGCGAGACGGGCGACACCGAGGGGGAAGCGCTGATCGCCGGGTTCTCCGAGTTCGGCCTCGCCGGACTGACTGCGGCGGACTACCTGGTCCAGCAGCTGGACCCGGAGGTCGTGGGGCACGTGACCGCCCCCGACCTGCCGACGATCACGCCGTTCGACGACGGGACGCCCCGCCACCCGGTTCGGCTGTTCTCGGCCGAGTCGGTCCCCGTCGTCGTCCTCGTGAGCGAACTGTTCGTCCCGGCGACCGCCGCGCGGTCGTTCAGCGACGCCCTGCTCTCGTGGACCGCCGACGCCGACATCTCGGAGACGGTCGTCCTCTCGGGCGTCCAGATGCCCCACGCCGAGGACGACCACCGGACGTTCTACGTCGCCACTGAGGACTACCGGCGGGCGCGCCTCGACGACGCCGACGTGCCCCCGATGGCCACCGGGTTCACCGACGGCGTCAAAGCCAGCGTGCTCGCCCGCGGGATCGACTCGCCGCTCCGGGCGTGCGTCTACGCGACGCCCGCCCACGCCCAGGCGCCCGACGCCGAGGCGGCGCTGCGGCTCGTCGAGACCGTCGACGACGTGTACGACCTCGGCGTCGACACCGGCCCGATGGAGTCGTTCGCCGCCGAGATACAGCGCCACTACCGGGACCTGGCCGACCGCATCGAACAGGCCCGCGAGGAACAGCAGCCCGAAGACCGGATGTATATGTGA
- a CDS encoding universal stress protein, translated as MTQVVVPVRYPLSEHSRATLARAIEIVEERGGQLTVLHVNQYQDNHQPTRRDLKDAVEREFGRLPDARYVVRQGLLVEETLLDEIVAEDADIVVIGKKQAGRWRRMIRRLVDDPDIETFLRDELDCDVVTAER; from the coding sequence ATGACGCAGGTCGTCGTCCCGGTCCGCTACCCGCTCTCGGAACACTCCAGGGCGACGCTCGCCCGGGCCATCGAGATCGTCGAAGAGCGCGGCGGCCAGCTCACCGTGCTCCACGTCAACCAGTACCAGGACAACCACCAGCCGACCCGCCGCGACCTGAAAGACGCCGTCGAGCGCGAGTTCGGTCGGCTGCCCGACGCCCGCTACGTCGTCCGCCAGGGGCTGCTCGTCGAGGAGACGCTGCTCGACGAGATCGTCGCCGAGGACGCCGACATCGTCGTCATCGGCAAGAAGCAGGCCGGCCGCTGGCGGCGGATGATCCGCCGGCTGGTCGACGACCCGGACATCGAGACGTTCCTGCGCGACGAACTGGACTGCGACGTGGTCACCGCCGAGCGCTGA
- a CDS encoding HesB/IscA family protein, producing the protein MSSTTEPEPDPDRQGIEVTEAAAEEAVSLLEDEDMDTDVAGLRLFVQQGGCAGLSYGMRFEFEPEDDDTVHEHHGLRVFVDPASIDYVEGSVLDFEGGLQGEGFHVRNPNVVSECGCGESFRT; encoded by the coding sequence ATGAGTTCCACGACGGAGCCCGAGCCCGACCCGGACCGGCAGGGCATCGAGGTCACGGAGGCGGCCGCCGAGGAGGCCGTCTCGCTCCTCGAGGACGAGGACATGGATACCGACGTGGCGGGGCTGCGCCTGTTCGTCCAGCAGGGCGGCTGCGCGGGGCTGTCCTACGGGATGCGCTTCGAGTTCGAGCCCGAGGACGACGACACCGTCCACGAACATCACGGGCTGCGCGTGTTCGTCGACCCGGCGAGCATCGACTACGTGGAGGGGTCGGTGCTCGACTTCGAGGGCGGGCTCCAGGGCGAGGGGTTCCACGTCCGGAACCCCAACGTCGTCAGCGAGTGCGGCTGCGGCGAGAGCTTCCGTACCTAG
- a CDS encoding RtcB family protein, producing MTTYDADGITLEKVRDYVWEIPQEGEMNVPARVLASEDLLDEISEDKTLQQLKNATHLPGVRKYAVCMPDGHQGYGFPVGGVAGIDAENGCISPGAVGYDINCGVRMMTTNLTYADVQGREEELVDALFANVPSGLGGGGVYEGSMDDVEAILDRGMEWALEEGFAVPEDLEHCEDEGVRTDSDPSKVSKKAKDRGKNQVGSLGSGNHFLEVQRVTDVYREDVAADFGLEPDQIVVLIHCGSRGLGHQVCTDYLRDIEQAHQGLLSQLPDKELAAAPAGSQLAEDYYGAMCAAINFAWVNRQLIMHRTRQVFEKVFDRSWEEMEMDLLYDVAHNIAKKEVHEVEDGEEREVYVHRKGATRAFPAGRPEVPPAYRDVGQPILIPGSMGAGSYVLRGGEQSLSETFGSTAHGAGRLMSRTQAKQEFWGGDVQDDLREQDHVYVKAQSGATVAEEAPGVYKDVDEVVRVSDALGIGDRVARTFPVCNIKG from the coding sequence ATGACCACCTACGACGCCGACGGCATCACCCTGGAGAAGGTCAGGGACTACGTCTGGGAGATCCCGCAGGAAGGGGAGATGAACGTCCCCGCGCGGGTGCTCGCCAGCGAGGACCTGCTCGACGAGATCAGCGAGGACAAGACGCTCCAGCAGCTCAAGAACGCGACGCACCTCCCCGGCGTCCGCAAGTACGCCGTCTGCATGCCCGACGGCCACCAGGGCTACGGCTTCCCGGTCGGCGGCGTCGCCGGCATCGACGCGGAGAACGGCTGTATTTCGCCGGGAGCAGTGGGCTACGACATCAACTGCGGCGTCCGCATGATGACGACGAACCTCACCTACGCGGACGTGCAGGGCCGCGAGGAGGAACTCGTCGACGCGCTGTTCGCGAACGTCCCGTCGGGGCTGGGCGGCGGCGGCGTCTACGAGGGGTCGATGGACGACGTGGAGGCGATCCTCGACCGCGGGATGGAGTGGGCGCTGGAGGAGGGCTTCGCCGTCCCCGAGGACCTCGAACACTGCGAGGACGAGGGCGTCCGGACGGACTCGGACCCGAGCAAGGTCTCGAAGAAGGCCAAGGACCGCGGGAAGAACCAGGTGGGCAGCCTCGGCAGCGGCAACCACTTCCTCGAAGTCCAGCGGGTGACAGACGTGTACCGCGAGGACGTGGCCGCCGACTTCGGGCTGGAACCCGACCAGATCGTCGTGCTGATCCACTGCGGCTCGCGCGGGCTGGGCCACCAGGTCTGTACGGACTACCTGCGGGACATCGAGCAGGCCCACCAGGGACTGCTCTCGCAGCTGCCGGACAAGGAACTGGCAGCGGCGCCCGCGGGGTCGCAGCTCGCGGAGGACTACTACGGCGCGATGTGCGCGGCCATCAACTTCGCGTGGGTGAACCGCCAGCTCATCATGCACCGCACGCGGCAGGTCTTCGAGAAGGTGTTCGACCGGTCGTGGGAGGAGATGGAGATGGACCTGCTGTACGACGTGGCTCACAACATCGCGAAGAAGGAGGTCCACGAGGTCGAGGACGGCGAGGAACGGGAGGTGTACGTCCACCGGAAGGGCGCGACGCGGGCGTTCCCCGCGGGCCGTCCCGAGGTGCCGCCCGCGTACCGGGACGTGGGCCAGCCGATCCTCATCCCGGGGAGCATGGGCGCCGGAAGCTACGTCCTGCGCGGCGGCGAGCAGTCGCTGTCGGAGACGTTCGGGTCGACGGCCCACGGCGCGGGTCGGCTGATGAGCCGCACGCAGGCCAAACAGGAGTTCTGGGGCGGCGACGTGCAGGACGACCTGCGCGAGCAGGACCACGTCTACGTCAAGGCCCAGAGCGGCGCGACCGTCGCCGAGGAGGCGCCGGGCGTCTACAAGGACGTCGACGAGGTCGTCCGCGTCTCGGACGCGCTGGGCATCGGCGACCGCGTCGCCCGCACGTTCCCCGTCTGCAACATCAAGGGTTGA
- a CDS encoding GNAT family N-acetyltransferase: MTEDVRYRPANAGDVAGVQRVAADAWHTAYDDILGEETVETMLDEWYEDDAIEAGVEHEAQDFFVAVVDGEVVGYAHAGPHPPRRVHQVYRLYVDPDHWREGIGRNLVAEVEQALYDRDVTAYEAEVLAGNDRAVAFYEAVGFERVDEQETDFAGTTATEYVFQKRL, translated from the coding sequence ATGACAGAGGACGTGCGCTATCGGCCGGCGAACGCCGGCGACGTGGCCGGGGTCCAGCGGGTCGCCGCCGACGCGTGGCACACAGCCTACGACGACATCCTCGGCGAGGAGACGGTCGAGACGATGCTCGACGAGTGGTACGAGGACGACGCCATCGAGGCCGGCGTCGAGCACGAGGCACAGGACTTCTTCGTCGCCGTCGTCGACGGCGAGGTCGTCGGCTACGCCCACGCCGGACCGCACCCGCCCCGGCGCGTCCACCAGGTCTACCGCCTGTACGTCGACCCCGACCACTGGCGCGAGGGGATCGGCCGCAACCTCGTCGCGGAGGTCGAGCAGGCGCTGTACGACCGCGACGTGACCGCCTACGAGGCGGAGGTGCTGGCCGGCAACGACCGCGCCGTCGCCTTCTACGAGGCGGTCGGCTTCGAGCGCGTCGACGAGCAGGAGACCGACTTCGCGGGCACCACCGCGACCGAATACGTCTTCCAGAAGCGCCTGTAG
- a CDS encoding DUF5816 domain-containing protein, with protein sequence METKTGPDAETLYVDTEDAERGAEGPFFVVYRTPDRERRWGYFCGNCDSFRTAMDSMGRIKCNDCGNLKKPDEWDAAHE encoded by the coding sequence ATGGAGACGAAGACCGGTCCCGACGCGGAGACGCTGTACGTCGACACCGAGGACGCCGAGCGCGGGGCGGAGGGCCCCTTCTTCGTCGTCTACCGGACGCCCGACCGCGAGCGCCGCTGGGGGTACTTCTGCGGCAACTGCGACTCCTTCCGGACGGCGATGGACTCGATGGGGCGGATCAAGTGCAACGACTGCGGCAACCTCAAGAAACCCGACGAGTGGGACGCCGCCCACGAGTGA
- a CDS encoding translation initiation factor eIF-2B, whose product MIDETVEEIADMQTHSSSVVAVKAAEALLSLTDREYPTVEEYVRTLERNSHALRRANPSHASLQTTQREVLSTVEDADADSVDAAKEVTRDAVESVVDRVRSAKERAAERAVEYLEGGPTLLTHDYSSTVLEAIERTVDAGTDLEVYCTEARPRYLGRKMVRTLSDLDGVDAHLIVDGAAGHFLPEIDQVVVGMDCIVEDTLYNRIGTYPLAATASDAGVPVRVVGAEAKVVTGGFAFENEHRSASEVIREPADGFAVENPAYDATPTRLLDAAITDEQVHEF is encoded by the coding sequence ATGATAGACGAGACGGTCGAGGAGATCGCGGACATGCAGACGCACAGTTCGTCCGTCGTCGCGGTGAAGGCGGCGGAGGCGCTGCTCTCGCTGACCGATCGGGAGTACCCGACCGTCGAGGAGTACGTCCGGACGCTCGAACGCAACAGCCACGCGCTCCGGCGGGCCAACCCCTCCCACGCCTCCCTGCAGACGACCCAGCGGGAGGTCCTCTCGACCGTCGAGGACGCCGACGCAGACTCCGTCGACGCGGCCAAGGAGGTGACCCGCGACGCCGTCGAGTCGGTCGTCGACCGCGTCCGGTCGGCCAAGGAACGGGCCGCCGAACGCGCCGTCGAGTACCTCGAGGGCGGGCCGACGCTGCTGACCCACGACTACTCCTCGACCGTCCTCGAAGCCATCGAGCGGACCGTCGATGCGGGGACCGACCTGGAGGTGTACTGCACCGAGGCGCGCCCGCGCTACCTGGGCCGGAAGATGGTGCGGACCCTCTCGGACCTCGACGGCGTCGACGCCCACCTCATCGTCGACGGGGCGGCGGGCCACTTCCTCCCGGAGATCGACCAGGTCGTCGTCGGCATGGACTGCATCGTCGAGGACACCCTCTACAACCGCATCGGCACCTACCCGCTGGCCGCCACGGCGAGCGACGCGGGCGTGCCCGTCCGGGTCGTCGGCGCGGAGGCGAAGGTCGTCACCGGCGGGTTCGCCTTCGAGAACGAACACCGCTCGGCCAGCGAGGTGATCCGCGAACCCGCCGACGGCTTCGCCGTCGAGAACCCCGCCTACGACGCGACGCCCACCCGCCTGCTCGACGCCGCTATCACCGACGAACAGGTCCACGAGTTCTGA
- a CDS encoding dodecin, giving the protein MVFKKITLIGTSSESFDEAVDDAVDRAEETLQNVKWVEVEEMGVEVASVEGREYQAEVEVAFELED; this is encoded by the coding sequence ATGGTATTCAAGAAGATCACACTGATCGGGACGAGCAGCGAGAGCTTCGACGAGGCGGTCGACGACGCGGTCGACCGCGCGGAGGAGACCCTGCAGAACGTCAAGTGGGTCGAGGTCGAGGAGATGGGCGTCGAGGTGGCCAGCGTCGAGGGTCGGGAGTACCAGGCCGAAGTCGAGGTGGCGTTCGAACTGGAAGACTAG
- a CDS encoding DUF7116 family protein, translating to MRAVTKHLDEKARSIFADLGYTVTDSGGEYLAERKWRVVHVTPAEEFDETPDSGEYRCFVAWSEDVPELERRLETADPDYEWAIMGVDEDGDYEVACHRNAA from the coding sequence ATGAGGGCTGTTACCAAGCACCTCGACGAGAAGGCCCGGTCGATCTTCGCAGACCTCGGATACACGGTGACCGACAGCGGCGGCGAGTACCTGGCCGAACGGAAGTGGCGTGTCGTTCACGTCACACCGGCCGAGGAGTTCGACGAGACGCCCGACTCGGGGGAGTACCGGTGTTTCGTCGCGTGGTCCGAGGACGTGCCCGAGCTCGAACGCCGCCTGGAGACCGCCGACCCGGACTACGAGTGGGCGATCATGGGTGTCGACGAGGACGGCGACTACGAGGTCGCCTGTCACCGCAACGCGGCCTGA
- a CDS encoding archease, protein MSFALRDHTADVAVEASGESLDAVFGAVADGMAAAMCDEIPAEGGERFELSVTAEGREALLFDYLDELIYERDVRGVLPVDNEAAVTAPSSADGEWHLSGSARGIPLADVEARDLKAVTYSEMDLSETTDGWHAYVVFDV, encoded by the coding sequence GTGAGTTTCGCGCTCCGGGACCACACCGCCGACGTGGCCGTCGAGGCCAGCGGGGAGTCGCTGGACGCCGTCTTCGGCGCCGTCGCCGACGGCATGGCCGCGGCGATGTGCGACGAGATCCCCGCGGAGGGCGGCGAGCGCTTCGAACTGTCCGTCACGGCCGAGGGCCGCGAGGCGCTGCTGTTCGACTACCTCGACGAACTCATCTACGAGCGCGACGTGCGCGGCGTCCTCCCGGTCGACAATGAGGCCGCGGTGACAGCGCCCTCGTCAGCCGACGGCGAGTGGCACCTCTCCGGGTCGGCGCGGGGGATCCCCCTCGCCGACGTCGAGGCGCGGGACCTGAAGGCGGTCACCTACTCGGAGATGGACCTCTCGGAGACCACGGACGGCTGGCACGCCTACGTCGTCTTCGACGTGTAG
- a CDS encoding bifunctional metallophosphatase/5'-nucleotidase — MSPRLLHYSDVENAYDTPERVARVAGLLADRRGPDALVAGSGDNTGPGVLSLVTDGRQSLDFFEAVDPHVETVGNHDFDHGFDALRAVIADAPQRWTLANVDLDGERFGADAGVEPRVLVDVADATVGVVGVLDPATTEMTPGTEPLEFGDPVEAVARETPRLREAGADHVVALAHTNDEDARAIAAETGVDAVLAGHSHHQHATAVDGTPFTRPGATGAYVYEIDLDTGAVTCHDTQAAEPDPAVAAALRDRIAANDLDEVVAHVDEPVSRDRERRLGGEWRLGNFVADAYRWKTGADAAIQNGGGIREGPPLSGDVTVADLISVSPFEEPVVVTSVTGGELRSVVAEADGRAVDGLDDYWYGHVSGMRVAAEDGGYEPYVDGRPVGDDERYTLAVPNYLLVTDLEFPTLTEDHAVERHGLQYEVIVEYAREHGLDAPLEGRIPDAVGAD, encoded by the coding sequence ATGTCGCCCCGCCTCCTCCACTACTCCGACGTCGAGAACGCCTACGACACGCCCGAGCGGGTCGCCCGCGTGGCCGGTCTGCTGGCCGACCGGCGCGGACCGGACGCGCTCGTCGCGGGCTCGGGCGACAACACCGGCCCCGGCGTGCTCTCGCTGGTCACCGACGGCCGCCAGTCGCTGGACTTCTTCGAGGCGGTCGACCCCCACGTCGAGACGGTCGGCAACCACGACTTCGACCACGGGTTCGACGCCCTCCGGGCGGTGATCGCCGACGCGCCCCAGCGGTGGACGCTCGCCAACGTCGACCTGGACGGCGAGCGGTTCGGCGCCGACGCGGGCGTCGAGCCCCGCGTCCTCGTCGACGTGGCGGACGCGACCGTCGGCGTCGTCGGCGTCCTCGACCCGGCGACCACGGAGATGACGCCAGGCACCGAGCCGCTGGAGTTCGGCGACCCCGTCGAGGCGGTCGCCCGGGAGACCCCACGGCTCCGCGAGGCGGGCGCCGACCACGTGGTCGCGCTCGCCCACACGAACGACGAGGACGCCCGCGCGATCGCCGCGGAGACCGGCGTCGACGCCGTGCTCGCGGGCCACTCGCACCACCAGCACGCCACCGCGGTCGACGGCACGCCGTTCACCCGGCCGGGCGCGACCGGGGCGTACGTCTACGAGATCGACCTCGACACCGGAGCGGTCACCTGCCACGACACGCAGGCGGCGGAGCCCGATCCCGCCGTCGCGGCCGCGCTCCGCGACCGGATCGCCGCCAACGACCTCGACGAGGTGGTCGCGCACGTCGACGAGCCGGTCTCCCGGGACCGCGAGCGGCGCCTCGGCGGCGAGTGGCGGCTGGGCAACTTCGTCGCCGACGCCTACCGCTGGAAGACGGGCGCCGACGCCGCCATCCAGAACGGCGGCGGGATCCGCGAGGGGCCGCCCCTCTCCGGCGACGTGACGGTCGCGGACCTGATCAGCGTCAGCCCGTTCGAGGAGCCGGTCGTCGTCACCTCGGTCACCGGCGGGGAGCTCCGGTCGGTCGTGGCGGAGGCGGACGGCCGGGCCGTCGACGGCCTCGACGACTACTGGTACGGCCACGTCAGCGGCATGCGCGTCGCCGCCGAGGACGGCGGCTACGAGCCGTACGTCGACGGTCGGCCGGTCGGCGACGACGAGCGCTACACGCTCGCGGTGCCGAACTACCTGCTCGTCACCGACCTGGAGTTCCCGACGCTGACCGAGGACCACGCGGTCGAGCGCCACGGCCTCCAGTACGAGGTCATCGTCGAGTACGCCCGGGAACACGGGCTCGACGCCCCGCTGGAGGGGCGGATCCCCGACGCCGTGGGCGCCGACTGA
- a CDS encoding type IV pilin N-terminal domain-containing protein, whose amino-acid sequence MTGDSRGRERAGRGDRGVSEFAGVAILVGITLLVTGSVGLYVLADPASEAAGPNANFTFEHIDSASVLIVTHDRGDNFTAGNLTVRSGEAAVTWSQLANSSANETVSPGATVQLSRRNAYGRPVGASDRIAVVYTPPARNETVLDRWNDG is encoded by the coding sequence ATGACGGGTGACAGCCGGGGACGCGAGCGAGCGGGCAGGGGCGACCGCGGCGTCTCTGAGTTCGCCGGCGTCGCGATCCTCGTCGGGATCACCCTGCTCGTGACGGGGTCGGTCGGCCTCTACGTGCTCGCCGACCCCGCGTCCGAGGCCGCGGGACCGAACGCGAACTTCACCTTCGAGCACATCGACAGCGCGTCGGTGCTCATCGTCACCCACGACCGCGGGGACAACTTCACGGCCGGCAACCTCACGGTCCGGAGCGGCGAGGCGGCGGTGACGTGGAGCCAGCTCGCCAACTCGTCGGCGAACGAGACGGTCTCGCCGGGAGCCACCGTCCAGCTCAGCCGCCGGAACGCCTACGGCCGCCCGGTCGGCGCGAGCGACCGGATCGCCGTCGTCTACACCCCGCCGGCTCGCAACGAGACGGTGCTCGACCGCTGGAACGACGGCTGA
- a CDS encoding mechanosensitive ion channel family protein, with amino-acid sequence MVQWLRALAGPVAQTGGQDGGTSTPAGGEAPSWLPDGLVRVLDATPTPVIQLAQSLVVIALAYGVSQLLVRLLGRRIARRFRRPSLTRTALRGIRGVVFLFAAFTVMGIYGYGLADLTLSVAVFSAVVGVILAPIVGSVISGVFLLADQPYEIGDMIELADRNQRGFVEDITLRYTKIFTLDNTFLVIPNGTMRDRDVVNYSAEDTRTRQSLDILVTYESDLARARQLAEDAARNVDGVVGGGPRIRVGAARYPAGPTCYVDEFGDHGINLRLRYWVEEPYWLLRVRSAIQTAFDEAIAGEDVEIAYPHQHLVFDETSGEMQVGVRDRPAADRPERPDRGRPARTGSDDPSERPPDPSAESDGDGDDERP; translated from the coding sequence ATGGTCCAGTGGCTGCGGGCGCTGGCGGGCCCGGTCGCCCAGACGGGCGGCCAGGACGGCGGCACCTCGACGCCCGCCGGCGGCGAAGCGCCGTCGTGGCTGCCCGACGGGCTGGTGCGCGTCCTCGACGCCACGCCGACGCCGGTGATCCAGCTCGCCCAGTCGCTGGTCGTCATCGCCCTCGCCTACGGCGTCTCGCAGCTACTCGTCCGGTTGCTCGGGCGCCGGATCGCCCGCCGGTTCCGCCGGCCGAGCCTCACCCGGACGGCGCTGCGGGGCATCCGGGGGGTCGTCTTCCTGTTCGCGGCGTTCACGGTCATGGGCATCTACGGCTACGGCCTCGCCGACCTGACGCTCTCTGTCGCCGTCTTCTCGGCGGTGGTCGGTGTCATCCTCGCGCCCATCGTCGGCAGCGTCATCAGCGGCGTCTTCCTGCTGGCCGACCAGCCCTACGAGATCGGCGACATGATCGAGCTCGCCGACCGCAACCAGCGCGGGTTCGTCGAGGACATCACGCTCCGCTACACGAAGATCTTCACGCTCGACAACACCTTCCTCGTCATCCCGAACGGGACGATGCGCGACCGCGACGTGGTCAACTACTCCGCCGAGGACACCCGCACGCGGCAGTCGCTGGACATCCTGGTCACCTACGAGAGCGACCTGGCCCGCGCCCGACAGCTCGCCGAGGACGCGGCCCGCAACGTCGACGGCGTGGTCGGCGGGGGCCCCCGGATCCGGGTCGGCGCGGCCCGCTATCCCGCGGGGCCGACCTGCTACGTCGACGAGTTCGGCGACCACGGGATCAACCTGCGGCTGCGCTACTGGGTCGAGGAACCGTACTGGTTGCTGCGGGTCCGCTCGGCGATCCAGACCGCCTTCGACGAGGCCATCGCCGGGGAGGACGTGGAGATCGCCTACCCCCACCAGCACCTCGTCTTCGACGAGACGAGCGGCGAGATGCAGGTCGGCGTCCGCGACAGGCCCGCGGCCGACCGCCCGGAACGGCCGGACCGCGGACGACCGGCCCGGACTGGGAGCGACGACCCCTCGGAGCGACCGCCCGACCCGTCCGCCGAGAGTGACGGGGACGGCGACGACGAGCGGCCCTGA
- a CDS encoding DoxX family protein, whose amino-acid sequence MDRPGVRSGSSLLLVGVALATLAGRASAHVDYVTDAPTATRDAVEFAVEVLSDPLNLALVAGGTVGVVGLLTALFVVRPTVPDIDALRTALASYREYVPWMLRLSLGLPLVGAGFTGYLFSPAVQVQARLLQVGLGFLLLFGLATRAVAAAGLLTYLAALAAYPELVLGVEYVPGFVAIVLVGGGRPSADHMLSVVAGTAGTYYGRIDPVGGVAERFAERVAPYERYVATVLRVGVGLAFAYLGLVEKLANPSRAVQVVDKYDLTAVVPVDPGLWVLGAGLTEIGVGLLLVVGYYTRGAAAVAFTMLVLTLFGLPDDPVLAHITLFGMISAIFTLGGGPLSLDARLTAAEDRDRGRDAVPTAD is encoded by the coding sequence ATGGACAGACCGGGCGTGCGGTCGGGTTCGAGCCTGTTGCTGGTCGGCGTCGCGCTCGCGACGCTCGCCGGGCGGGCCAGCGCACACGTCGACTACGTGACCGACGCGCCGACGGCGACGCGGGACGCGGTCGAGTTCGCCGTCGAGGTGCTCTCCGACCCGCTGAACCTCGCGCTCGTCGCGGGGGGCACGGTCGGCGTGGTCGGGCTGCTGACGGCGCTCTTTGTCGTGCGGCCGACGGTGCCCGATATCGACGCGTTGCGAACCGCGCTCGCGTCCTACCGGGAGTACGTCCCGTGGATGCTGCGGCTGAGCCTCGGGCTGCCGCTCGTCGGCGCCGGGTTCACGGGGTATCTCTTCAGCCCGGCCGTCCAGGTCCAGGCCCGACTGCTCCAGGTCGGCCTCGGCTTTCTCCTGCTCTTCGGCCTGGCGACGCGGGCGGTCGCCGCGGCCGGCCTCCTGACCTACCTCGCGGCGCTCGCCGCCTATCCGGAGCTCGTGCTCGGGGTCGAGTACGTCCCCGGGTTCGTCGCCATCGTCCTCGTCGGCGGCGGGCGCCCCAGCGCCGACCACATGCTGAGCGTGGTCGCGGGCACCGCCGGGACCTACTACGGCCGGATCGACCCCGTCGGCGGCGTCGCCGAGCGGTTCGCCGAGCGGGTCGCCCCCTACGAGCGGTACGTTGCGACCGTCCTCAGGGTGGGCGTCGGCCTCGCGTTCGCCTACCTCGGGCTCGTCGAGAAGCTGGCCAACCCCTCCCGGGCGGTCCAGGTCGTCGACAAGTACGACCTGACGGCCGTCGTCCCGGTCGACCCCGGGCTCTGGGTGCTCGGCGCCGGCCTCACGGAGATCGGCGTCGGCCTGCTGCTGGTCGTCGGCTACTACACCCGCGGCGCGGCCGCCGTCGCGTTCACGATGCTCGTGCTCACGCTGTTCGGCCTTCCAGACGACCCCGTGCTCGCTCACATCACGCTGTTCGGCATGATCTCCGCTATCTTCACGCTCGGCGGCGGCCCGCTCTCGCTCGACGCCCGGCTGACCGCCGCCGAGGACCGCGACCGGGGCCGCGACGCCGTCCCGACTGCTGACTGA